CATAGCGTTGAAATTCACTTTCATGCCGTGCCAGAGGCATAGAGTTTACATACTTTCCGTTCATTATAGCAGCAACTATCGAAGGAGTAGCTATACTACCACGAAGTAACGATTGTTCTTTAGGAGCACGTATGATATTGTCGCATTTGCTATCCGCACAGCCATATACATATACCTCATGTTCCTCCCTTTCAAAGTGTGCTGGAACAAACCTGAGATAACTGGTTTTTTCTGTTTTAATAACTTTAAGTAATTTACCGCATTCACTGCAGATTCTTTCTTCATCAGAAAGTTTATGTTCAATATGTATAACAGGAAAATCGGCAAGGTCGGTTTCACGCTTGCCTTTTTGCTTTTTACGTTTAAAAGGCTTAGGAACAACTACCTCGTATTCAGGTTCAGCAATGTTGGCATTCGAAATAGCTTCTACTTCATTAAAACAAAGAGATACCTGTTCGTAACCTTCCGGATATTTGTCTTTTTCGCTTGAAGAACCGAAACGACGGTGGTTATACAGACTTATTTGTTGTATAAGACTATCCATCTTGGTACTAATTTCTTTATTCTGTTCCATAAGGAGCTTGCATATGGAAATAAGTTGTTCTTTAGAACAATCATTCAATTGTTGGTCTGTTAAGATGTTATCGTTTAATGTTTTCATATGTATATTATACCATATTTAGTGCGAAAAATCCAGCATTCATTTCGTTAAAACCTTGATAATTCAACGTTTCGCAGAATTTTTACTAAATTACAATGCCTGGATGACGTTCCTTAAACGCACTGCTTTGCTCAATGGATAATCCTTCGAGTAACCATCGAAGTTCTTTAATAGATACTTGCTTTACATCAGATGCAGTCATGGGCCATCGAAAATTTCCTTTATCCAGTCGCTTCATTAAAAGCCATAGACCTGTCCCATCCCACTGAATTATTTTTATAAGGTTATGATTTCTATTACAAAATACAAACAGACACTTTGAATATGGATCCAGTTTAAATCGAAGTTTCACAATAGCAGCAAGACCATTAATGCTTTTACGCAGATCAGTGGCACCACATGCAAGATATACTTGAGTTCCAGCACCAAAATCAAGCATACACTTCAAGTGCCTTCAATACTTTGCGAATGGTATCTACATGACAGTTATCAGGTACATCTATTTCTATTTTTCCAAGTCGTATTACTATTGGAACTGAAGTGTTAATTATAATATCTTGTGTAGTTACTGGCACAAATTCATTCGGTGCATCGCTTGATGTTATGGTTTCCTTATTAAATCTTCTTATCCAATAGTAGAGTGTCTTAATTGATACATTATTTTTATTGCACCACTCTTGTGCTTTGAGTTTGCTGGAACGATAATCAGCTATTCTTTCCTTCCAAATATCGTGTTTTATATTACTTGACATCAATACCTCCCAGAACTATTATTTTAAGGTATTATCTCAATAAATTACTCTTCACTCAAGATACAGTCGGTTTGACACTTACAAACATCCTGTCTCTGCCTGGGTTAAGACCAGAAAGCTGAATGAATATTTTATTTAGAAGAGGAGAAACGAAAATGAATAAAGAAGAAGTCAAAATACTTTTAAAGAAGTTTGGCCTATCAAAAAATGCAGCAGAATACTATTCCAATTTTGAAGTGAATGATAAGAGAATCGGGCATGGTTAGCAGCATTTCGCTTTGTCAGGCCATTAAATAATAGTCTTGAATTTTATAAAACTGAATATGGTAATGTGCTGAAGCACAGAATCGAACAAGGTTTAGATATTTCTGAAGCAGAAACAGAACTTATAAATAAAGGAGCATCTCCAGAATTATTAGGGAAATTTGCATATGAAATAGCATTAACGGCATTAAATGAAGTTTTATATCGTTTATCAGACCCTGCGGGATCCGATTATGATTTGGAAAATGAAGGAGAAGGTTTACCATCTTGGACTTTAATGGAAACAAATGCAAATTATGAGGTAACAGGAAGACATGTAACCGAACTTCATAACTTAATTCCATTTTCAAATTTATAATATGGTAATAACGAAAATAATCTAGTAATTTTTGCAGGACTTAGACACTATGCCCCCACAAAAGGCTTAATGCACGCAAATACAAGTTGACATATACGCCACATATAGGAGATATTAGAATGAATTCTATTCACAATATAAAGAACATTAATAAAGAGAGGTTAATTTCAATTATCCAAAATTTTGATCGCTCAAAAATCCAATCCATTTTCATTTGGACAATGCAGGAATATCAACAAACAGTGTCCCTATACAGTATACAAAAAGACAACCATATTAGTGAGATAGATGCATTTGTACCACTATGGTTAGCAAGTGTGATTGATTACGAAAACTGGTGGCAATTAAACAAATGCATGGATGAAAATACAGCTTCAGATTTATACGAGTATCAGCTAAAAAAATATATTGAAGACATTGATTTTGTGATTCAAGAACCGTGCTTTATTTCTCAATATTCTAAAGGACAAATTGATGAAAAGTCAGGATATGTAAAAAAATTCAGACCCAAATTTCCTTTTAGAAGTGATGATCTAGATGTTGCCTCAACATTAGATAATGGAATATACTTGAATTACAAATTCATTAATGAAGAGACTTTTAGTTTTAAGGAAGTAAAAGTGGTTTCAGGTTATCAACTACGTTTTGATAAATCATATGCAGGGTATAGAGATTTGTTTTTTGAAAGTGAGAAAGAATACTTCTATTTTACTGAGTAACTTCTGGTTTGCTACATGATCTTGTCCATGAGTACACGTTAGAATGGTTTTACCCCAACCTGATAATTATATATTAATCAAAAAGGAGATACCTGCAATGTGCATTGATTGTAGCAAAATGGAACAACTTGTTGCTGAGAATCAAATAAATTTGAATGTAGTTCAACAGTTATTAAGAGAGAATACAATAGAATTACATGCTGGAAATTGTTTGCCAGAGGAGATTGAGATGTATTTGGATAAAGGGAATCACTACACAATAAATACATATTATCAATGCAAAGTATGTAAAAAGTATTATTATATTGGATTTTGCTTATATGGGAGCCCAATTATAAAAGAAATTGATAAAATTGAGGTTGACCAAGGAATATCGCGACTAGAATGGGGATTTGTTGGTGTTCATTTTACAAATCACAAATAAAGGCTGTATTAGGCTTAGATTTTGAAGATAATTTAAATCTGAACTATTGATTTAAGAAGCGGATATCTTATCTATTGCTGGGTTTCTATGGCTTTTATTTTAAGAAACAAGTTTATTTATGAATCACGGGGTGCTCAGCAAACCTTTTCAGGGACATAGAAGGTATATAACCCTCGAATGTTTGGTGTGTGCACGTTTACAAAACTTGACGTAGCTGCAAGCACACATTATTCGCGGCAAAGTTGATGAAAGATTAATTAAATAATAAATTATAGCGATAAAATAAGGATGAAAAAATATGTCTTGTCTAGGAGTGCTCTTTGCAATTGAACAATCAGAATCCCAAAAGCTGAAAAAGTTAAAAGCAGAAGATGATTTAATATTTTTTGTTTATAAAAGGTTATAAATTTATTATTATGGAGAGTGAAAAATGGACTATAGAAGATTTCTTTCCCCAATATCAAGCGATAAGAACTTAGAGGTTGTCCCTGAAGTTATTAAACAAAAGATTAATGATTTAGAAAAGGAATTTAATATAAAACTTCCTCCCGCATATATTGAAATGATACTATCTTGTGACGGTGGAAGAATTAAAGATACATATGCATTATTCAAGAATGATAAGGGAAAAACATGTCACACCTATATTGATATTATGTATGGAGTTAATAGAGATTTTTGGAGCATTCAAAGAGCATTTAAACAAAACTGGGAATTACTCCTTGACAATGGTTTCTATGAATTTGTATATGATCTTATGTTTTATATTTTTAAATCAGGACAATTTGATAAATTCAGAGAAGAAGGTATAATACCAGAATACTTTGATAGTGAGGAACCTGATGATGAACAAATTAACCAATTTTATCAAGAGTTCCATAATTATGCGAATAAGTTAGATGCTGCAATCAGAAAGATAGAGTATACGGACA
This genomic stretch from Desulfomonilia bacterium harbors:
- the tnpB gene encoding IS66 family insertion sequence element accessory protein TnpB (TnpB, as the term is used for proteins encoded by IS66 family insertion elements, is considered an accessory protein, since TnpC, encoded by a neighboring gene, is a DDE family transposase.) gives rise to the protein MLDFGAGTQVYLACGATDLRKSINGLAAIVKLRFKLDPYSKCLFVFCNRNHNLIKIIQWDGTGLWLLMKRLDKGNFRWPMTASDVKQVSIKELRWLLEGLSIEQSSAFKERHPGIVI